From a region of the uncultured Desulfatiglans sp. genome:
- a CDS encoding putative TRAP-type C4-dicarboxylate transporter permease, small subunit DctQ (Evidence 3 : Putative function from multiple computational evidences), whose amino-acid sequence MLRTILSRLDSVIEQIEKFVLFFGMAAALVASLVNVVMRYVFSYPLAWPPELARYCIICVVFIGASAAIKSGTHLKVDVINQLFPKMGRFNRWFSQVIVIVFAAAVIYISKDLIHMQYVTRQKSIVLEIPFCLLYAIPAMASILMIVRSLIQLAGQPKEQAG is encoded by the coding sequence ATGCTGCGCACTATCCTTTCGCGTTTGGACAGCGTGATCGAACAGATCGAGAAGTTCGTCCTGTTTTTCGGGATGGCGGCGGCGCTCGTTGCCTCGCTCGTCAACGTGGTCATGCGCTACGTCTTCTCCTACCCGCTGGCATGGCCACCCGAGCTCGCCCGCTACTGCATCATCTGCGTCGTGTTCATCGGGGCGAGCGCCGCCATCAAATCCGGGACCCACCTGAAGGTCGACGTCATCAATCAGCTGTTCCCGAAGATGGGCCGGTTCAACCGCTGGTTCAGCCAGGTGATCGTGATCGTCTTCGCCGCGGCGGTGATCTACATCAGCAAGGACCTGATCCATATGCAGTACGTCACCCGGCAGAAATCCATCGTGCTGGAGATCCCGTTCTGTCTGCTGTATGCGATCCCCGCCATGGCATCCATCCTGATGATCGTTCGATCGCTGATTCAGCTCGCCGGGCAGCCCAAGGAGCAGGCGGGCTGA
- a CDS encoding conserved hypothetical protein (Evidence 4 : Unknown function but conserved in other organisms): MKRGDFGVALLAVFVIGLIGSFTFPGRAEAKAEYVMKVAIVAPPVQACGRFGAMLKENLEKATQGRIEVQDFPGGQLGSCIELANKASMNMIQVALPGCPAACSLGGNSMKLSLMTLPYIFRNYDDVEKFLQSDLVKELYDSTDHLNTTIVGFIDYGFACLATNKPVRKIEEIKGLKIRVPESYIQKSMTTAMGGSPTVIPFTETYEGLKRGIVDGIDQAWTTLWKAKLYEATPYVTDTAHWYGTFPVMINKTWLKSLPPELEAIVLRVIEETCIQERAASRAEEIEAKKVLAEKGVEIITLSPEETAKLVEMMKPVQAEFEDEIGKEYLQRVLSFMGHE, encoded by the coding sequence ATGAAAAGGGGAGATTTCGGTGTCGCGTTGCTGGCGGTGTTTGTCATCGGCTTGATCGGTTCGTTCACGTTTCCGGGGAGGGCCGAGGCGAAGGCGGAATATGTGATGAAGGTGGCGATCGTCGCGCCGCCGGTGCAGGCGTGCGGCAGGTTCGGCGCCATGCTGAAGGAAAACCTCGAAAAGGCCACGCAGGGCCGCATCGAGGTGCAGGACTTCCCGGGCGGACAGCTCGGGTCCTGCATCGAGCTGGCGAACAAGGCCTCCATGAACATGATCCAGGTCGCGCTCCCCGGGTGCCCGGCGGCGTGCAGCCTCGGCGGGAACTCCATGAAGCTCTCGCTGATGACCCTGCCCTACATCTTCCGCAACTATGACGACGTCGAGAAGTTCCTGCAAAGCGACCTCGTCAAGGAGCTTTACGACAGCACAGACCACTTGAACACGACCATCGTCGGGTTCATCGACTACGGGTTCGCCTGCCTCGCCACCAACAAGCCGGTCCGGAAGATCGAGGAGATCAAAGGCCTCAAGATCCGGGTCCCCGAATCCTACATCCAGAAATCCATGACGACGGCGATGGGCGGGAGCCCCACCGTCATCCCCTTCACGGAGACCTACGAGGGTCTGAAGCGCGGGATCGTCGACGGGATCGACCAGGCCTGGACGACCCTCTGGAAGGCGAAGCTCTACGAGGCGACGCCCTACGTGACGGACACGGCGCACTGGTACGGGACCTTTCCCGTGATGATCAACAAGACGTGGCTGAAGAGCCTCCCGCCGGAACTGGAGGCGATCGTGCTGCGGGTCATCGAGGAGACCTGCATCCAGGAGCGGGCGGCAAGCCGCGCGGAGGAGATCGAGGCCAAGAAGGTGCTGGCCGAAAAGGGGGTCGAGATCATTACGCTGTCCCCCGAGGAGACCGCGAAGCTCGTCGAGATGATGAAGCCTGTGCAGGCGGAGTTCGAGGACGAGATCGGCAAGGAGTATCTTCAGAGGGTGCTGAGCTTCATGGGCCACGAGTAG
- the hdrD gene encoding HdrD5 — translation MQGMISRGEVSMEAVSEEMKPVVDRIRDIVSRCVKCRFCFTECPVYEVSDRWMVNGSSGITQSLYYALKFGRVDADLRDILMRCTTCGSCEVICERIMAGVKLVEAIRGGRQMLLDQGVPMIREQQKALEALQVVGNPYGKQAGKRTAWAEGLEVQRAGGAEKPEVVYFVGCTASYDDRAQGVARALAEVLRGCGVRFAILDDETCSGDPAFQMGETGLFEILKERNLEALERAGAKAVVTTSPHDFDCFRTQYAEELEGVRVQHYTGLLGALLDEGKLRFRGSYPKRVTYHDPCYLGKHNGVVEEPRKVLRSIPGIELVEMRRSGRQSLCCGGGGGRMWAEFGEKPRLAELRVLEAVETGAEVLVTACPFCLLNFEDAVKTLDLEGRISVKDLAEIVFESVSG, via the coding sequence ATGCAGGGGATGATTTCAAGGGGGGAGGTCTCGATGGAAGCCGTCAGCGAGGAGATGAAACCGGTCGTCGACCGGATACGGGATATCGTTTCACGGTGCGTCAAATGCCGCTTCTGCTTCACCGAGTGCCCGGTCTACGAGGTCTCTGACCGGTGGATGGTGAACGGGAGCTCCGGGATCACGCAGTCGCTCTACTACGCGCTGAAGTTCGGCCGGGTGGATGCCGACCTGCGGGACATCCTGATGCGGTGCACGACCTGCGGCAGCTGCGAGGTCATCTGCGAGAGGATCATGGCCGGGGTGAAGCTCGTGGAGGCGATCCGGGGCGGGAGGCAGATGCTGCTCGACCAGGGAGTCCCCATGATCCGGGAGCAGCAGAAGGCGCTGGAGGCGCTGCAGGTCGTGGGGAACCCTTACGGGAAGCAGGCCGGGAAGCGGACGGCGTGGGCCGAGGGGCTCGAGGTACAGAGGGCCGGGGGCGCGGAGAAGCCGGAGGTGGTCTACTTCGTCGGGTGCACCGCCTCCTACGACGACCGGGCGCAGGGCGTGGCGAGGGCGCTGGCCGAGGTCCTGCGGGGGTGCGGGGTGCGGTTCGCGATCCTGGACGACGAGACGTGTTCGGGGGATCCGGCCTTCCAGATGGGGGAGACCGGGCTCTTCGAGATCCTGAAGGAGCGGAACCTGGAGGCCCTCGAGCGGGCGGGGGCGAAAGCGGTCGTGACGACCTCGCCGCACGATTTCGACTGCTTCCGGACACAGTATGCGGAAGAGCTCGAGGGGGTGCGGGTGCAGCACTACACGGGGCTCCTCGGCGCGCTCCTGGACGAGGGGAAGCTCAGGTTCCGGGGCAGTTATCCGAAGCGCGTGACCTACCACGACCCCTGCTACCTCGGGAAGCACAACGGGGTGGTCGAGGAGCCGAGGAAGGTCCTGAGGAGCATCCCGGGGATCGAGCTGGTGGAGATGCGCCGGTCCGGGCGGCAGAGCCTCTGCTGCGGGGGCGGCGGGGGGCGGATGTGGGCCGAGTTCGGGGAAAAGCCGCGGCTGGCTGAACTGCGGGTGCTGGAGGCCGTGGAGACCGGGGCGGAGGTGCTGGTCACCGCCTGCCCCTTCTGCCTGCTCAACTTCGAGGACGCGGTGAAGACCCTCGACCTGGAGGGCCGGATCAGCGTGAAGGACCTGGCGGAGATCGTTTTCGAATCGGTCAGCGGTTAG
- a CDS encoding FAD-linked oxidase family protein (FAD-binding/FAD-oxidase domain protein) yields MKRSIFESVKDIVGEEYVSDNFFEFVNNTLDAYPYELDLDREKLPYVVAKPGSAEEIAEIFKLANREDVPVYPRGSGTGLTGAARAPEAGIVLSTSRLDALEIDTDYGYFECGPGVTVNTVDLALMEEGFFLPVYPGSKLVASMGGMMAGNTSGHIIDACIGKPADYVLGLTVVLPSGEILETGSKGLRKPAGTDLTKFFVGNDGLTGVVTRIRMRLVPARHKAFGIAYFEEPEGVARAVVRLYREKAPPPLFMEFMDRKSTAVGFEHAGLPVPPGCSIFFASLGGSAEEAAGNRDRILQVMDKEHALRAEAIGSIEEWMRIWTAREVIIASLMQKHNGQFTGPEIVSTLPALVDCMTELTRYTEKDPIFDGVPVYLFGHIGALTFHPTAILPKDWENEKKRRLVEAEFEIETEMNLRFGTCGGEWAQFGKRTEFFRRRYGEKAYELVREIKRVFDPNDILCRGVLEGL; encoded by the coding sequence ATGAAGCGGAGCATTTTTGAAAGCGTCAAGGACATCGTCGGCGAGGAATACGTTTCCGACAATTTTTTCGAGTTCGTCAACAATACCTTGGACGCCTACCCCTACGAGCTGGACCTCGACCGGGAGAAGCTCCCGTACGTGGTGGCGAAGCCCGGGAGCGCGGAGGAGATCGCCGAGATCTTCAAGCTGGCGAACCGGGAGGATGTGCCGGTCTACCCGCGGGGGTCGGGGACGGGGCTCACCGGGGCGGCCAGGGCGCCCGAGGCGGGGATCGTTTTGAGTACGAGCCGGCTCGACGCACTCGAGATCGACACCGACTACGGGTACTTCGAGTGCGGGCCGGGGGTGACGGTGAACACGGTCGACCTCGCGCTGATGGAGGAGGGCTTCTTCCTCCCCGTGTACCCGGGAAGCAAGCTGGTGGCGAGCATGGGCGGGATGATGGCCGGGAACACCAGCGGGCACATCATCGATGCCTGCATCGGGAAGCCGGCCGACTATGTGCTGGGGCTCACCGTGGTACTGCCGAGCGGGGAGATCCTGGAGACCGGGTCGAAAGGGCTGCGGAAGCCGGCGGGAACCGATCTGACGAAGTTTTTCGTGGGGAACGACGGATTGACCGGCGTGGTCACGCGCATCCGGATGCGTCTCGTGCCGGCCAGGCACAAGGCCTTCGGGATCGCGTACTTCGAGGAGCCGGAGGGGGTGGCGAGGGCCGTGGTGAGGCTCTACCGGGAGAAGGCCCCCCCTCCCCTCTTCATGGAGTTCATGGACCGGAAGAGCACGGCGGTCGGGTTCGAACACGCCGGGCTGCCGGTGCCGCCCGGGTGCTCGATCTTCTTCGCCTCGCTCGGCGGGTCGGCGGAGGAGGCGGCGGGAAACCGGGACCGGATTCTCCAGGTGATGGACAAGGAGCACGCGCTTCGGGCGGAGGCGATCGGGTCGATCGAGGAGTGGATGCGGATCTGGACCGCGAGGGAGGTCATCATCGCCTCGCTGATGCAGAAGCACAACGGGCAGTTCACGGGGCCGGAGATCGTGAGCACCCTGCCTGCCCTGGTCGACTGCATGACGGAGCTGACCCGGTACACCGAAAAGGACCCGATCTTCGACGGGGTGCCGGTCTACCTCTTCGGGCACATCGGGGCGCTGACCTTCCACCCGACGGCCATCCTGCCGAAGGACTGGGAGAACGAGAAGAAGCGGCGGCTGGTCGAGGCCGAGTTCGAGATCGAGACGGAGATGAACCTCCGGTTCGGGACGTGCGGGGGCGAGTGGGCGCAGTTCGGGAAGCGGACTGAGTTTTTCAGGCGGCGCTACGGGGAGAAGGCCTACGAGCTGGTGCGGGAGATCAAGCGGGTGTTCGACCCGAACGACATCCTCTGCCGCGGGGTCCTGGAGGGGCTGTGA
- a CDS encoding hypothetical protein (Evidence 5 : Unknown function) — protein sequence MSITRQLVRYLREARFEDIPEACLARTKDFVLDEIGNALGGSVLKSGKIIIDWGKALGGAEEATVFADGAKLPVAIASGVNTQLCMGLELMETYKNRAHPGSGMVMTALAFGEREGLDGKELLTAVCSAYDVTGRIIDATFPSPEHRLRVWNESWQGCGPLAVAVRCLGLTEDEGMHAFGMGLGNAPTMNVHNILYVPGSMSKLGNPFHNFVAVNAAILAKMGYTGFHEILDEPYPYWTTISDLNREEVYTEGLGSDFLLTSAMAFKPWPTCRWAQPGIESLLVIMGEHGVEPDEIESVVYRAHEKITGYPYANTAPKNPEDAYWSVPWPFANAALGYRPGPDWYDEKRFEEKAMKDFMRKVKIETLPEAVEAFAKEPEKSVTLLRVETVRGEIFQRRTEYCKGDPQKPLSHEEVIEKFRAQTAQVLSEERAREIIALTERFEELDDVRPLVRLVA from the coding sequence ATGAGCATTACACGGCAGCTCGTTCGGTATCTGCGGGAGGCCCGGTTCGAGGACATTCCGGAGGCCTGTTTGGCGAGGACCAAGGATTTCGTGCTGGACGAGATCGGAAACGCGCTCGGGGGGTCCGTCCTGAAATCCGGAAAGATCATCATCGACTGGGGGAAGGCGTTGGGGGGCGCGGAGGAGGCCACCGTGTTCGCCGACGGGGCGAAGCTGCCGGTCGCGATCGCCTCGGGGGTCAACACGCAGCTGTGCATGGGCCTCGAGTTGATGGAGACCTACAAGAACCGGGCGCATCCGGGCTCGGGGATGGTGATGACGGCGCTCGCCTTCGGGGAGCGGGAGGGATTGGACGGGAAGGAGTTGCTGACAGCCGTCTGCAGCGCCTACGACGTCACGGGGAGGATCATCGATGCGACCTTCCCCTCGCCCGAGCACCGGCTGCGTGTCTGGAACGAGAGCTGGCAGGGGTGCGGGCCGCTGGCGGTGGCAGTGCGCTGCCTGGGGCTGACGGAGGACGAAGGCATGCACGCCTTCGGCATGGGGCTCGGGAACGCGCCCACCATGAACGTCCACAATATTTTGTATGTGCCCGGGTCGATGTCGAAGCTCGGGAACCCCTTCCACAACTTCGTGGCGGTGAACGCGGCGATCCTGGCCAAGATGGGCTACACGGGGTTCCACGAGATCCTGGACGAGCCCTACCCTTACTGGACGACCATCTCGGACCTGAACCGGGAGGAGGTCTACACGGAGGGGCTCGGGAGCGATTTTCTGCTGACCTCGGCGATGGCCTTCAAGCCGTGGCCGACCTGCCGGTGGGCGCAGCCAGGGATCGAGTCGCTGCTGGTGATCATGGGGGAGCACGGGGTCGAGCCGGACGAGATCGAGTCGGTTGTCTACCGGGCGCACGAGAAGATCACCGGGTACCCTTATGCGAACACCGCGCCCAAAAACCCGGAGGACGCCTACTGGAGCGTGCCGTGGCCGTTCGCCAACGCGGCCCTCGGGTATCGGCCCGGGCCGGACTGGTACGACGAGAAGCGGTTCGAAGAGAAGGCCATGAAGGACTTCATGCGGAAGGTAAAGATCGAGACGCTGCCCGAGGCCGTCGAGGCCTTCGCGAAGGAGCCGGAGAAGTCGGTGACCCTGCTGAGGGTGGAGACGGTCAGGGGAGAGATTTTTCAGAGGCGGACGGAGTACTGCAAGGGCGACCCGCAGAAGCCGCTGAGCCACGAGGAGGTCATCGAGAAGTTCCGGGCCCAGACGGCCCAGGTCCTCTCGGAGGAGCGGGCAAGGGAGATCATCGCGCTGACGGAGCGGTTCGAGGAGCTGGATGACGTGCGGCCGCTGGTCCGTCTGGTGGCGTAG
- a CDS encoding putative Uncharacterized HTH-type transcriptional regulator YdhC (Evidence 3 : Putative function from multiple computational evidences) encodes MSQRPDKNSSLRTRAYEAIKDKIIYLNLKPGDKIFESEIAQELGVSRTPVREALLLLENELLVECDPRLGFQVKRLTPTEIEEYFAIRIVFEEFVAPFIIERITREEIEALKRNVEEADESVKGGDLTQIIRRETDFHTILYQAAKSEMFFHIISRIVDKFQWLRAIGLSAPGGAEISLGDHRAILEVVEARDTEALKRLMTEHIRHGKERFEQMKALFF; translated from the coding sequence ATGAGTCAAAGGCCAGACAAGAATTCGAGTCTGCGGACCAGGGCCTACGAGGCGATCAAGGACAAGATCATCTATTTGAACCTCAAGCCGGGGGACAAGATCTTCGAGAGCGAGATCGCCCAGGAGCTGGGGGTGAGCCGGACCCCCGTCAGGGAGGCGTTGCTGCTGCTGGAAAACGAGCTGCTGGTCGAGTGCGACCCGCGGCTCGGGTTCCAGGTCAAGCGGCTGACGCCGACCGAGATCGAGGAGTACTTCGCGATCCGGATCGTCTTCGAGGAGTTCGTGGCGCCGTTCATCATCGAACGGATCACCCGGGAGGAGATCGAGGCGTTGAAGCGGAACGTGGAGGAGGCCGATGAGAGCGTCAAGGGCGGGGACCTCACCCAGATCATCCGGCGCGAGACGGACTTTCACACGATTTTGTACCAGGCGGCGAAGTCCGAGATGTTCTTCCACATCATCTCGCGGATCGTCGACAAGTTCCAGTGGCTGCGGGCCATCGGTCTGAGCGCGCCGGGGGGTGCGGAGATCTCGCTGGGCGACCACAGGGCGATCCTGGAGGTGGTCGAGGCCAGGGACACCGAGGCGCTGAAGCGGCTGATGACCGAGCACATCCGGCACGGCAAAGAGCGATTCGAACAGATGAAGGCGCTGTTTTTCTAG
- a CDS encoding hypothetical protein (Evidence 5 : Unknown function) has product MRGRSRFANIKKIKSLYGSDLVLAAEVSVRITVEMGKKEHLRMGTGLSAGPICMIAVKDPPWHGRGTGGWGGTVCSFAAGSWLGWETAHGGV; this is encoded by the coding sequence ATGCGCGGCCGGTCACGGTTTGCAAATATAAAGAAAATCAAGTCCTTGTACGGAAGCGACTTGGTGCTGGCTGCAGAAGTAAGCGTACGGATCACCGTTGAGATGGGCAAAAAAGAGCATTTGCGGATGGGAACGGGTTTGTCTGCAGGACCGATTTGCATGATCGCAGTAAAAGACCCGCCATGGCATGGCCGGGGCACCGGAGGATGGGGAGGGACTGTCTGTTCATTCGCGGCGGGGAGCTGGTTGGGGTGGGAGACTGCCCACGGAGGCGTGTAG
- a CDS encoding hypothetical protein (Evidence 5 : Unknown function), which translates to MGRALEQVLARRYAEKYQDLGRPIHLIGVEFSRKERNLRAFEVQSLTTPAAENTGPPG; encoded by the coding sequence TTGGGCCGGGCCCTGGAGCAGGTCCTGGCCCGGCGCTACGCCGAGAAGTATCAGGACCTGGGCCGGCCCATCCATCTGATCGGCGTCGAGTTCAGCCGCAAGGAGCGGAATCTCCGCGCCTTCGAGGTCCAGAGCCTGACCACGCCAGCTGCAGAAAACACAGGGCCGCCGGGATAA
- a CDS encoding hypothetical protein (Evidence 5 : Unknown function) produces MIAKKKLPIGVQSFREIRQSGYYYVDKSRYAVDLAEQGKYYFLSRPRRFGKTLLVDTLKELFSGSRELFAGLYAEDHWDWAGPWSRSWPGATPRSIRTWAGPSI; encoded by the coding sequence ATGATCGCCAAAAAGAAACTGCCGATCGGGGTGCAGTCTTTCCGGGAAATCCGGCAGAGCGGCTACTATTACGTGGACAAGTCCCGCTATGCCGTGGACCTCGCCGAGCAGGGCAAGTACTACTTTCTCTCGCGCCCCCGGCGCTTCGGAAAAACTCTGCTGGTGGACACCCTAAAGGAGCTCTTCAGCGGGAGCCGGGAGCTCTTTGCAGGGCTTTACGCCGAGGACCACTGGGATTGGGCCGGGCCCTGGAGCAGGTCCTGGCCCGGCGCTACGCCGAGAAGTATCAGGACCTGGGCCGGCCCATCCATCTGA
- a CDS encoding transposase has product MTSDKVNSPHDRYFKQTLSHADQARDFVLHYLPAEITRLLDLDTLSVCKGSFVDRQLQHYFSDLLYQVEIKPGRSAFVYLLFEHKSSPDRLTAYQVLRYMVRIWAEWLKRGEAGALPPVIPVVLYHGLSCWKIGLAFEDLFELPRELRPLVPKFEYLLCDLSQYSDEQIKGAIRLRLPLLLLKHIFSDDLVERLPDFLRLLESLSDSQSALEALEAALRYVASANDQVKAEDLIRNAKAVFHEKGGDIMPTLAEQWIEQGMQQGMQQGMQKGMEQGRKQGLHQGIEQGRKQGLHQGIQEGKLKGTRAMVTEALKTKFNTLPEEIVEKIEEIDDVDVLTKLLREAINARDMEEFKTVLGQI; this is encoded by the coding sequence ATGACCTCAGATAAGGTAAACAGTCCACATGACAGATACTTCAAGCAAACCCTGTCGCACGCGGATCAGGCCAGGGACTTCGTCCTCCACTACCTGCCGGCGGAGATCACGCGCCTGCTGGATCTGGATACCCTTTCGGTGTGCAAGGGCAGTTTCGTCGACCGCCAGCTGCAGCATTATTTCTCCGACCTGCTCTATCAGGTCGAGATCAAACCGGGCCGCTCGGCTTTCGTCTATCTGCTCTTCGAGCACAAGAGTTCTCCGGACCGCCTCACCGCCTATCAGGTGCTGCGCTACATGGTCCGGATATGGGCGGAGTGGTTGAAACGGGGAGAGGCCGGGGCGCTCCCGCCGGTGATCCCGGTGGTTCTCTATCACGGTCTGAGCTGCTGGAAGATCGGACTCGCATTCGAAGACCTGTTCGAGCTGCCCCGGGAGTTGCGCCCTCTGGTGCCGAAGTTCGAATATTTGCTGTGCGACCTGTCGCAATACAGCGACGAGCAGATCAAGGGCGCCATTCGGCTCAGGCTGCCGCTCCTGCTGCTGAAGCATATCTTCTCCGATGATCTCGTGGAGCGGCTGCCGGACTTTCTGCGGCTGTTGGAATCCCTGTCCGACAGCCAAAGCGCCCTCGAAGCGCTGGAGGCCGCGCTGCGCTACGTGGCCTCCGCCAACGATCAGGTGAAGGCCGAGGATCTGATTAGAAACGCCAAAGCTGTTTTTCACGAGAAGGGAGGTGACATTATGCCCACTCTGGCAGAGCAGTGGATCGAACAAGGCATGCAACAAGGTATGCAACAAGGTATGCAAAAGGGCATGGAGCAAGGCAGAAAGCAGGGCTTACACCAAGGGATAGAACAGGGCAGAAAGCAAGGTTTACATCAAGGAATACAAGAGGGAAAACTGAAAGGGACGCGCGCGATGGTGACGGAGGCCCTGAAAACGAAATTTAACACCCTTCCTGAAGAGATCGTCGAGAAGATCGAGGAAATTGACGATGTGGATGTCCTGACAAAACTCTTGCGAGAAGCGATCAATGCCCGCGACATGGAGGAATTCAAGACGGTCCTCGGTCAGATCTGA
- a CDS encoding hypothetical protein (Evidence 5 : Unknown function): protein MAIIHAIASTFCAGWDSCIAVRKTSSARKNVYGRGVSVIRLARMYSSDGTGHRARAPGCGNPEIRPRARRLVQSPHRDVLSEEDRPSA, encoded by the coding sequence GTGGCCATCATCCATGCCATTGCAAGCACTTTTTGTGCCGGATGGGATTCATGTATTGCAGTGCGCAAAACGTCATCTGCTCGCAAGAACGTCTATGGCAGAGGGGTGAGCGTCATCCGTTTAGCGAGAATGTATTCTTCGGACGGGACCGGCCATCGGGCGCGAGCGCCCGGATGCGGCAATCCGGAGATTCGCCCACGGGCGCGGAGGCTGGTGCAATCTCCTCATCGTGATGTTCTCTCAGAGGAGGATCGCCCATCCGCATAG
- a CDS encoding hypothetical protein (Evidence 5 : Unknown function), with protein sequence MPPITTISFRHRQIPFELDLAGRXFKVKQGGDPETVALRRRDFEXXPWCGCMPSLKERKARALCRVESDLARLIDLPLGKDYFLYNLRDLIESSDRLLKDAERPVDLKDLIAPLIEPDMFPLHSAEAMDRLRSDLQDLKSRPRLTPIVSXDLMXPWSFENGTRSLPPSEVRGIIDVITRAMEAHPPIEREAVPGIRNHGVNDKPGRRPALKKERRMPXLRKEXYRRKKTXXAVDHDEKTXKRDXEMEDSTALNQRPTPPERPLNFIDPAKYNFLDPSNPVPSLWTTPSDHRPPSIPDLLFPELGESFSKPLEQFSPPAKPPSVLGSGPPPEPEKESAKEGLEVQLHRTRPERANTGAPLKSMHEDPNPAFYEKTIRRAKAVMRKLLISDKEQKAVLGVVRDIWVNHAYGVPLEEKRSKWRFLKGRRTRGGPIIELRKKKKTEPYFECERQSWFPYYERWKAEVQRRCEELGDPTRGPLSDIYDPIYKQVTEQMQGEFFSSRPQVEAYLDELQNDAEQIYRLRKNPPFRSISITPKKVPYYGKGLEDFWEARSEFLQLWEDLSRSLGDRKICIECLAIHRYSLGGGIYSIFNTFFDVEKRSDRKEIISWPFTRKREIDCIDMDIYTRCGTSIWNIYCVKR encoded by the coding sequence ATGCCTCCGATCACCACCATCTCGTTCAGACACCGGCAAATCCCTTTTGAACTGGATCTCGCNGGNCGAANNTTCAAGGTCAAGCAAGGCGGCGATCCGGAAACGGTCGCCCTGCGTCGGCGCGATTTCGAACANAGNCCCTGGTGCGGGTGCATGCCGAGCCTCAAGGAGAGAAAGGCGAGGGCCCTTTGCCGTGTGGAGAGCGACCTCGCGCGTCTGATCGATCTGCCGCTGGGAAAGGACTATTTCCTTTATAATCTGAGGGATCTGATCGAATCGAGCGACCGTTTGCTAAAGGACGCCGAGCGACCCGTAGACCTCAAGGATCTGATCGCCCCGCTCATCGAGCCGGATATGTTTCCCCTGCACTCCGCGGAGGCCATGGACCGGCTCCGCTCCGACCTCCAGGACCTCAAGAGCCGCCCCCGNCTCACGCCGATCGTCTCCTANGATCTGATGGANCCCTGGTCGTTTGAAAACGGCACACGGAGCCTGCCTCCATCCGAGGTGCGGGGGATCATCGACGTGATCACCAGGGCTATGGAAGCCCACCCCCCGATCGAGCGCGAGGCCGTCCCCGGCATCCGCAACCATGGTGTGAACGATAAGCCCGGGCGAAGGCCCGCATTGAAAAAAGAAAGACGAATGCCGCANCTGAGAAAGGAANTNTATCGTAGGAAAAAGACCTNTGNTGCCGTCGATCATGATGAGAAGACCNCAAAAAGGGACAGNGAGATGGAGGACTCCACCGCCCTGAATCAACGGCCCACGCCCCCTGAAAGGCCGCTGAATTTCATCGATCCCGCGAAGTACAACTTTCTTGACCCTTCGAACCCCGTTCCGTCCCTTTGGACCACTCCCTCCGACCATCGCCCNCCGTCCATTCCCGACCTGCTTTTTCCCGAACTCGGTGAATCCTTTTCGAAGCCGCTCGAGCAGTTTTCTCCGCCCGCAAAGCCGCCGAGTGTCCTCGGTTCCGGTCCCCCCCCGGAACCCGAAAAGGAATCGGCAAAAGAAGGGTTGGAGGTGCAGCTGCATCGAACCCGGCCCGAACGCGCCAATACCGGCGCTCCTTTGAAATCCATGCACGAAGACCCCAATCCGGCGTTTTACGAGAAAACGATCCGGAGGGCCAAGGCTGTCATGCGGAAGTTGCTCATCTCCGATAAAGAGCAGAAGGCCGTTCTGGGGGTGGTGAGGGATATCTGGGTGAATCATGCCTACGGGGTGCCGCTGGAAGAGAAAAGATCCAAGTGGCGGTTCTTGAAGGGCAGGCGGACCCGCGGTGGACCGATCATCGAGCTTCGCAAAAAAAAGAAGACCGAGCCATACTTCGAGTGCGAACGTCAATCCTGGTTCCCTTATTATGAACGTTGGAAGGCGGAAGTTCAACGGAGGTGCGAGGAATTGGGCGACCCGACCCGGGGTCCTCTCAGTGATATTTACGATCCGATCTACAAACAGGTGACTGAGCAAATGCAGGGCGAGTTCTTTTCATCAAGGCCTCAAGTGGAGGCGTATTTGGATGAGCTGCAAAACGATGCTGAACAGATCTATCGGCTTCGTAAGAACCCACCCTTTCGGAGCATCTCGATTACCCCGAAAAAGGTGCCTTATTACGGTAAAGGATTGGAAGATTTTTGGGAAGCTCGCAGCGAATTTTTACAACTTTGGGAGGATCTGAGCCGATCCCTTGGTGATCGTAAAATATGCATCGAGTGCCTGGCGATACACAGATATAGCCTGGGTGGCGGTATTTACAGCATATTCAATACGTTTTTCGATGTCGAAAAACGATCCGATCGGAAAGAGATTATCTCATGGCCTTTTACAAGGAAAAGGGAAATTGATTGCATAGATATGGACATTTATACAAGGTGCGGCACGTCAATATGGAATATTTATTGCGTAAAAAGATAA